CCAGATCGCACGTGGCGCACCGCTTCCGGCGTTCCGCGATGTCACGCTCGGCGGCAACGCCGTGGCCACCGCGGGACCCGGCTACGACCTGGTCACCGGCCTCGGCACCCCCGACACCGAGAACCTGGTGAAAAACCTTCTCGTGCTACAGAAGGCGAACCCATGACCCAACCACCCGATGACGGTGCCAACCCAGACGGTGCCAACCCGGATGCCAACCCGGACGAGGTTCCGGTGACCGAGTGCCGCGTCTGCAAGGTCGACGTGCCCAAGGGTAAGTACTGCGGCCTGTGCGGGGTCCACCTCGACAAGGAGCCCGGGGACGGCCCGGAGTGGTTGCGCGTCACCGCGTCCTGCGTCGCACCCGAAGAGCATCTGCTGAAGCCGGCGATCACCAGTTCGCTGTTCCCGCACCTGTCGCACCGGTCGCGCATCCCGTTCCGGATCGCGATGGCAGTGTTGGTGATCGCGCTGGTGGTGTGCGCGTATCTCCGGTTGCCCTCGGCGCTGATCGCGGTCGCCGCGCTCGGACTGCCGCTGTTGTTCCTCATCTACCTGCAGGAGTCCGACGCGTTCAGCGATCTGCCCAAGAGCACGCTGGTGTTGACGGCCGCGCTGGGCATCGCGCTCGGAATCGGCTGGGTGTTGCTCACCGGCACCATGATGGCCAGGTCCTATGGCGTGCCGCTGGGCTCGGGCATCACCGGATATCGGCTGCTGCGCAACGGACTCGGCGTCCCCATCGGCGGTCTGCTGCTGATGGTGGTGCCCGCGGTGGCCATCCGGCTGCTGCGGCCACCCACGCGGGAATCGCTGGACGGGTTCATGATCGGCGCGCTGGGCGCAACGGCGTTCACCGCGGCCGCCACGCTGACCCGGCTGGCTCCGCAGCTCACCACCGGCATGGTGGCCCGCAACCGGCCGATGTCCGGACTGTTCGTCGAGGCCGGCATCCGTGGTTTCGCCGTGCCGCTCACCGCGGCCGCCGTGGGCGGTCTGATCGGTGCGGCACTGTGGTTCACCCGCCCGCCGAGCAAGGTCCACCAGCATCCCGGCTATGTGCGGGCCGTGATGTTGGGATGCGGGCTCATCGTCGTCCTCGTCTATGCCGGCCTGGGGTTGATCGACGTCGCGCGGGTGCCGCAGTGGATCCAGTTGGCCGTGCATGTGGCGGTGGCGCTGGTGGCGATGTTCGCGCTGCGCGTCGGCCTGCACCTCGCGTTGCTGCACGAGGCCCACGACGAGATCGCCTCGGACAAGCCCATTCTCTGCCCGCGCTGCGGCCACGTGGTTCCGGACATGGCGTTCTGCGCGCACTGCGGTGCGGCCACGCACGCGTCGTCGCGGTCCTCCCGCAGCGAGCGGCGGGAGAACCGGCCGGTCCGGCAGCGGAGGGCCGACGCCGGATGACCACCACCACACCCACGGAGTTCTTCCCCGGGTACGCGGTGCCCAGGGGCACCTACCGGGCCGAACCGACACACAGGCCGTCGCTGTGGAAGGTGCTGGCCGTGCTGTGCACCGGCATCGCGATCGTCGGCGGTGTCCTGGCGTGGATCGCGAGTTCGGTGAGCAAGCCGCCCGCTCGATACATGTGC
This region of Mycolicibacterium goodii genomic DNA includes:
- a CDS encoding zinc ribbon domain-containing protein, which produces MTQPPDDGANPDGANPDANPDEVPVTECRVCKVDVPKGKYCGLCGVHLDKEPGDGPEWLRVTASCVAPEEHLLKPAITSSLFPHLSHRSRIPFRIAMAVLVIALVVCAYLRLPSALIAVAALGLPLLFLIYLQESDAFSDLPKSTLVLTAALGIALGIGWVLLTGTMMARSYGVPLGSGITGYRLLRNGLGVPIGGLLLMVVPAVAIRLLRPPTRESLDGFMIGALGATAFTAAATLTRLAPQLTTGMVARNRPMSGLFVEAGIRGFAVPLTAAAVGGLIGAALWFTRPPSKVHQHPGYVRAVMLGCGLIVVLVYAGLGLIDVARVPQWIQLAVHVAVALVAMFALRVGLHLALLHEAHDEIASDKPILCPRCGHVVPDMAFCAHCGAATHASSRSSRSERRENRPVRQRRADAG